One region of Candidatus Methylomirabilota bacterium genomic DNA includes:
- a CDS encoding carbohydrate ABC transporter permease: MRTAAETRTHRQKEIRRHLLLYAGMTPFLFIAVFPIYWMAITAFKHESDLYRMDNIPFWFNLPPTLKNFEILFYQTNYGHWIVNTLTISAWVALITLLTAVPAGYALARLRLPGAENIGIAIFMTYLVPGIILFLPLSRVVASLGLQDSWWALVVVYPTFTIPFCTWLMMGFFKTVPMEVEEAARVDGCGQLSALIRVVLPVSLPGVLTSVIFAFTLSMQDFLYGLAFVAPGDQKPVPVGVPTELIRGDVFFWGSLMAAALLVGLPVAILYNFFLDKFIQGITGGAGK; the protein is encoded by the coding sequence GTGAGGACCGCGGCCGAGACCCGCACGCATCGACAGAAGGAGATCCGGCGCCACCTGCTCCTCTACGCGGGCATGACGCCGTTCCTCTTCATCGCCGTCTTTCCCATCTACTGGATGGCGATCACGGCGTTCAAGCACGAGTCCGACCTCTACCGGATGGACAACATCCCCTTCTGGTTCAACCTGCCGCCGACGCTGAAGAACTTCGAGATCCTGTTCTACCAGACGAACTACGGCCACTGGATCGTCAACACCTTGACGATCTCAGCGTGGGTCGCGCTCATCACCCTTCTGACCGCCGTGCCGGCGGGATACGCCCTCGCGCGACTCAGGCTGCCCGGCGCCGAGAACATCGGGATCGCCATCTTCATGACGTATCTGGTGCCGGGGATCATCCTGTTCCTCCCGCTCTCGCGGGTGGTGGCGTCGCTCGGCTTACAGGATTCCTGGTGGGCGCTCGTGGTCGTCTACCCGACCTTCACCATCCCGTTCTGCACGTGGCTCATGATGGGCTTCTTCAAGACGGTGCCGATGGAGGTGGAGGAGGCCGCGCGCGTCGACGGCTGCGGCCAGCTCAGCGCGCTCATCCGCGTGGTCCTCCCGGTGAGCCTGCCGGGTGTCCTCACGTCGGTGATCTTCGCCTTCACGCTCTCGATGCAGGACTTCCTGTACGGGCTCGCTTTCGTCGCTCCGGGCGACCAGAAGCCGGTCCCGGTGGGCGTGCCGACGGAGTTGATCCGCGGGGACGTGTTTTTCTGGGGCTCACTGATGGCGGCGGCGCTGCTCGTGGGACTGCCGGTAGCGATCCTCTACAACTTCTTCCTGGACAAGTTCATCCAGGGTATCACCGGCGGGGCCGGGAAGTAG